Proteins from one Candidatus Eisenbacteria bacterium genomic window:
- a CDS encoding SpoIIE family protein phosphatase: MSLRIVVPLVATVLLSGALIGSGFISERSSRRMLRRELETRLLVEARGLALTSSTALIDRFPELVLQPIVQDLLDGRDDLAFAAVLDHQGVVRGHPDSRRIGQGWKVPAGLHPIVGSVPLKDREQLLGDPRELIAVAPVRHASGQYLGTAIVVMRRGYLDAALEDARRRMLLLFAGVLAAAATLTVLLMSRMLHPIKALRDGLERIGRGELGTRIAVAGRGEISLLADTVNAMSESLREAQRETIERERLASELSLARRMQASLLPSTGREAGPFVLRGAHRAAAEVGGDYYDIVPMPDGRIALAMADVAGKGLAGCLHMSMLSALLHALRAAYDSPSRLLQTLEANLLRSLPRSSFVTMFFGVLDPATGRVVHASAGHLPTLVWRAASKSVEWHRSRAVPLGALRNGALAKMLTDESLTLGPGDLLLQLTDGFNEAVDAREEQFGLERVEAVVRSSASRGPDGVLAALLLAVDRWSPAGAPADDQTALVVWHSGASTPSTSAPPLKLVTTSPRATAPRAPLPDAREPALELLARAERDGSHLALGTPLAELDALRAWLARDVRLTGIDPERTRLIESAVYEACANIMEHGYAGRPAGRLDVYWLPSGNAEHVTKCCFVLRDDGDAFDPNTHAGADLGEPTVRRRGRGLGLEMIRRIVQKLEYHARTRAGNLTLLYFDPAAPIRRATEGTT, translated from the coding sequence ATGAGCCTTCGCATCGTCGTGCCGCTGGTCGCGACCGTGCTGCTGAGCGGCGCGCTGATCGGCTCGGGATTCATCAGTGAACGCAGCTCGCGGCGCATGCTGCGGCGCGAACTCGAGACGCGTCTGCTGGTCGAGGCGCGCGGGCTGGCACTCACCAGCTCGACGGCATTGATCGATCGATTCCCGGAGCTGGTGCTCCAGCCGATCGTTCAGGATCTGCTCGACGGCCGCGACGATCTCGCGTTCGCGGCCGTGCTCGACCACCAGGGCGTGGTGCGTGGACATCCCGATTCTCGCCGCATCGGTCAGGGTTGGAAGGTGCCGGCCGGGCTGCATCCGATCGTCGGCTCGGTACCGCTCAAAGACCGCGAGCAGCTGCTCGGGGATCCGCGTGAACTGATCGCGGTGGCACCCGTCCGTCATGCGAGCGGGCAGTACCTGGGCACCGCGATCGTGGTGATGCGTCGCGGCTACCTCGATGCCGCGCTCGAGGACGCGCGGCGCCGCATGCTCCTGCTGTTTGCGGGAGTGCTCGCCGCGGCGGCGACGCTCACCGTGCTGCTGATGTCTCGAATGCTCCACCCGATCAAAGCACTGCGCGACGGACTCGAGCGCATCGGTCGTGGCGAACTCGGCACCCGCATTGCCGTGGCGGGGCGCGGCGAGATCAGTCTGCTCGCGGATACGGTGAACGCGATGAGCGAGTCGTTGCGCGAGGCACAACGCGAGACGATCGAGCGCGAACGGCTCGCCAGCGAGCTGTCGCTCGCGCGTCGCATGCAGGCTTCCCTGCTGCCGTCGACGGGTCGCGAGGCCGGGCCGTTCGTGCTGCGCGGCGCGCATCGGGCGGCGGCCGAGGTCGGTGGCGACTACTACGACATCGTGCCGATGCCGGATGGCCGCATCGCGCTCGCGATGGCCGACGTCGCCGGAAAGGGCCTGGCGGGCTGTCTGCACATGTCGATGCTGTCCGCGCTCCTGCACGCGCTGCGCGCCGCTTACGACTCGCCCTCGCGGCTGTTGCAGACGCTCGAGGCCAACCTGCTGCGCTCGCTGCCGCGCAGCAGCTTCGTGACCATGTTCTTCGGCGTGCTCGATCCGGCGACCGGGCGCGTGGTGCACGCTTCGGCCGGCCATCTGCCCACGCTGGTGTGGCGCGCCGCCTCGAAGAGCGTCGAGTGGCACCGCTCCCGAGCGGTACCGCTGGGCGCCCTGCGCAATGGTGCGCTGGCGAAGATGCTGACCGACGAGAGTCTCACGCTCGGGCCCGGTGACCTGCTGCTGCAGCTGACCGACGGCTTCAACGAGGCGGTCGATGCCCGCGAGGAGCAGTTCGGACTCGAGCGCGTCGAAGCGGTGGTGCGTTCCAGCGCCTCACGCGGCCCCGACGGCGTGCTGGCGGCACTGCTGTTGGCCGTCGATCGCTGGTCCCCGGCCGGCGCGCCCGCCGACGATCAGACCGCCCTGGTGGTGTGGCACTCCGGGGCTTCGACGCCGTCCACGTCCGCCCCGCCTCTGAAGCTCGTGACGACCTCGCCTCGTGCGACCGCTCCGCGCGCGCCGCTGCCCGACGCGAGGGAACCGGCGCTCGAGCTGCTCGCGCGCGCCGAACGCGACGGCTCGCACCTGGCGCTCGGAACCCCGCTCGCCGAACTGGATGCATTGCGTGCGTGGCTGGCGCGCGACGTGAGGCTGACCGGCATCGATCCCGAACGCACGCGCCTCATCGAGAGTGCGGTCTACGAAGCGTGCGCGAACATCATGGAACACGGCTATGCCGGGCGCCCGGCCGGCCGCCTCGACGTCTACTGGCTGCCGAGTGGCAACGCGGAGCACGTGACGAAGTGTTGCTTCGTGCTGCGAGATGACGGCGATGCATTCGACCCGAATACGCATGCCGGGGCCGATCTCGGCGAGCCGACGGTGCGCCGTCGCGGACGCGGCCTCGGGCTCGAGATGATCCGCCGCATCGTTCAGAAGCTCGAATACCACGCGCGCACGCGCGCGGGGAATCTCACGCTGCTGTACTTCGATCCGGCGGCACCGATCCGCCGCGCCACGGAGGGAACGACATGA
- a CDS encoding STAS domain-containing protein, giving the protein MKEAIQITDAGHKGGVDVLRLKGPLDAHNTEALLQRCEPIRLAKRHLVLNLSGVTFLSSSGIGTLLALSEEFGEHGLMMRVASPSPSARTAISLLNLDAFLQVHASEDDATKGLAA; this is encoded by the coding sequence ATGAAGGAAGCGATTCAGATCACGGACGCCGGTCACAAGGGAGGCGTCGACGTCCTGCGGCTCAAGGGTCCGCTCGATGCGCACAACACCGAGGCCCTGTTGCAACGCTGCGAGCCGATCCGACTCGCCAAACGCCACCTGGTACTCAACCTGAGCGGCGTCACGTTCCTGTCCTCGAGCGGCATCGGAACGCTTCTGGCGCTGAGCGAGGAGTTCGGCGAGCACGGGCTCATGATGCGAGTGGCGAGTCCGTCGCCCTCGGCGCGCACCGCCATTTCGCTGCTCAACCTCGACGCGTTCCTGCAAGTGCACGCGAGCGAGGATGACGCGACGAAGGGGTTGGCCGCCTGA